In one Antennarius striatus isolate MH-2024 chromosome 1, ASM4005453v1, whole genome shotgun sequence genomic region, the following are encoded:
- the myom2b gene encoding myomesin-2 isoform X1, with translation MSVKNKRGNYNHEYHHKQSQYVVKEYSSSQAMEERYEHRTYTHIQEMVKTQKLDKYVYEGPMIRGPQFLTRLRSHTVYEHTPVKLFCTVDGFPMPVVKWYKDDVILDVSSGNYMVQSKGGVHSLEIPRCSTDDTAQYTAVARNNHGQASSQATVVVKRYKQEEESCPYSWMHFTAAMLPKIHYTKINITFLEKFGPVFATEGESATLSASMTLSPNLANLQPEAQWYRDDTRLFDSKWVKIETGRGVTTLTIPNLYKDDEGLYTLRMVTKGGTADHSAFVSVSDGPPPVPNAPGAPMDIKIHDANRDYVIVSWKPPNTTTEGPILGYFVDKCEVGTENWTQCNDHPIKICKYPISGLFEGHSYYFRVRAVNSHGISKASRMSDPIAALDVTEFEKLHAKKLGGTLNVVSYHDEVEAVGKPPGRASGIHASEIDRTYVVLSWKAPEYSSKVPMWYYIEKCLADSGAWQRVNTQVPIRSPRYAVFDLAEGKQYQFRILSANMYGNSEPSEPTGPVETLELRGVPSAPGQVISTRETDTSVLIQWAPPKEPNNLIGYYIDQCVKDSKNWTSANHKPHRSTKFVVSGLTKGETYVFRVQAINELGLSDESQESAPLTVKAALTTPSAPYNISLLNCDGHSMVLNWNKPLHSGGTKIKEYYVDKRRRGTDTWREVNIPPLTERLYKVEGLTEGAVYQFRVYAANLAGLGPASNPSADFTCEAWTTPEPGPAYDLTFTEVRDNSAVIEWQKPVYDGSGPITGYHVEYAKEGTSEWKTSNQTTTSHRFLKVTGLEMGTNYVFRVCGVNAAGVGMASMPSDPVKASAVSGSQEMSCAVDEKSGDIVLSFESCQMNEGSQFIWKRNYQEITDFSKGIEIKTEGNHSKMIFKNADKEDFGTYSVSVTNTDGVSSSFSISPEELGKMLELSYAIRHPIIPLKSELDYKILERGRMRFWLQVEEISTNVTYKFFANNKELSGTSPNKMGHDVSTGIIEFIMDHFTEENEGTFTCQITDGGGKAQSSLVLIGDAFKAALAEADYQRREYIRVKEGPHFSEFLSLQVGDDCSVTLVCKVANLKKESQFHWYKEDTEIIPDVKPDLGSGICKLPIKLFSLKTTGIYKATISDDRGKDMSQIDISGKVFDDAINKISQLAGASAAELVINCTATGIQLQCHMKYYTSEMNICWYHGETKLSHSDKFTIGGTPSMATMEVIEPSERDKGMYSIVITDPENSHKRTLDLSGDVYEKAFTEFQKLKAEAYAEKNRGKVIGGLPDVVTIMEKKTLSLTCTVCGDPKAQVSWLKNGAEVEPDDQYVVSLDQGKFASLTIKGVSMEDSGRYTMIVQNKYGGESVDIVVSVYRHGEKIPEAKPTLTPKTIIPPKLPIDIPQPKTQAAPSPAPSAPSPSPSKAAGRGVKSPTPTRKK, from the exons CTCACAGGCAATGGAGGAACGGTACGAGCACAGAACATACACTCACATCCAGGAAATG GTAAAGACGCAGAAGTTGGATAAATATGTGTACGAGGGGCCGATGATCAGGGGACCACAGTTCCTCACTAGGCTCAGATCTCACACCGTGTATGAACACACTCCAGTTAAACTGTTCTGCACAGTCGATGGTTTTCCCATGCCTGTCGTAAAATG gtatAAAGATGATGTGATCTTGGATGTATCCTCTGGAAATTACATGGTTCAATCCAAAGGTGGAGTCCACTCTCTGGAAATCCCAAg ATGCTCAACTGATGATACAGCCCAGTACACTGCTGTGGCTCGCAACAATCATGGACAGGCCTCCAGTCAGGCCACTGTCGTGGTCAAGA ggtacaagcaggaggaggagtcttGCCCATATTCATGGATGCATTTCACAG CCGCGATGCTTCCTAAGATCCATTACACTAAAATTAACATTACTTTTCTGGAGAAGTTTGGACCGGTGTTTGCTACTGAGGGAGAATCTGCTACTCTGTCTGCCTCCATGACCCTGAGCCCTAACCTGGCCAACCTGCAGCCTGAGGCCCAGTGGTACAGAGATG ACACTCGTCTGTTTGATTCTAAATGGGTGAAGATCGAAACTGGCAGAGGAGTGACCACCCTGACTATTCCTAATCTCTATAAAGATGATGAAGGCCTCTACACCCTACGTATGGTCACTAAAGGAGGCACTGCAGATCACAGTGCTTTTGTATCTGTCTCAG ATGGTCCACCCCCAGTCCCCAATGCACCTGGTGCGCCTATGGACATCAAGATCCATGATGCCAATAGAGATTATGTCATTGTGTCTTGGAAGCCCCCAAATACCACCACAGAGGGACCAATCCTGGGATACTTTGTGGACAA ATGTGAGGTTGGAACCGAAAACTGGACCCAATGTAATGATCACCCCATAAAAATTTGCAAGTACCCCATATCTGGGCTGTTCGAAGGACATTCCTACTACTTTAGGGTCAGAGCAGTCAACTCCCATGGAATCAGCAAGGCCTCCCGCATGTCTGATCCCATCGCTGCACTGGATGTCACCGAATTTGAGAAGCTCCATG CTAAGAAACTTGGTGGAACTCTGAATGTTGTGTCCTACCATGATGAAGTTGAAG CTGTCGGGAAGCCACCGGGTCGGGCGTCAGGAATCCATGCCTCAGAAATAGACAGGACTTATGTGGTTCTTAGCTGGAAAGCTCCTGAATATTCCAGCAAGGTTCCTATGTGGTACTACATAGAAAAG TGTCTGGCAGATAGTGGAGCGTGGCAACGTGTTAACACTCAAGTCCCCATTCGATCTCCCCGTTATGCTGTCTTTGACCTGGCAGAGGGCAAGCAGTATCAGTTCAGAATTTTGTCCGCCAATATGTATGGAAACAGTGAGCCGTCAGAGCCAACTGGACCCGTCGAGACTCTGGAACTCAGAG gTGTGCCATCTGCTCCGGGGCAGGTGATTTCTACCAGGGAAACAGACACCTCTGTTCTCATCCAGTGGGCTCCTCCAAAGGAAccaaacaatctgattggctacTACATCGACCAGTGTGTGAAGGATTCAAAGAATTGGACCTCGGCCAATCACAAGCCTCACAGGAGCACCAA ATTTGTGGTTAGTGGTCTGACCAAAGGAGAAACCTACGTGTTCCGTGTCCAGGCTATCAATGAGCTGGGTCTTAGCGATGAATCCCAGGAGTCTGCACCTCTCACTGTGAAGGCTGCCCTCA CAACCCCCTCTGCTCCTTACAACATCTCTTTGCTAAATTGTGATGGCCATTCAATGGTTCTGAACTGGAACAAGCCTCTCCACTCTGGAGGAACCAAGATCAAGGAATATTATGTGGACAAAAGACGTAGGGGTACAGATACGTGGAGGGAGGTTAACATCCCACCACTCACAGAAAGACTTTATAAG GTGGAGGGCTTGACAGAGGGAGCAGTGTATCAGTTCCGTGTATATGCAGCCAACCTAGCTGGACTTGGACCAGCTTCCAACCCTTCAGCTGACTTCACCTGTGAAGCTTGGACTACACCAGAGCCTG GTCCTGCCTATGACTTAACTTTTACTGAAGTGAGAGATAATTCAGCAGTGATTGAATGGCAAAAGCCTGTTTATGATGgttctggaccaatcacaggctACCATGTTGAGTACGCGAAGGAAGGCACCTCTGAGTGGAAAACGTCCAATCAGACAACTACCAGTCACCGATTCCTGAAG GTAACAGGCCTTGAGATGGGAACTAATTATGTTTTCCGAGTGTGTGGGGTCAACGCCGCAGGAGTGGGTATGGCCTCAATGCCCTCTGACCCTGTGAAGGCCAGTGCCGTGTCAG GTTCCCAAGAGATGTCCTGTGCTGTGGATGAGAAGTCAGGTGACATTGTCCTGTCATTTGAATCCTGCCAAATGAACGAGGGCTCTCAGTTCATCTGGAAGAGAAACTATCAAGAAATCACAGATTTCTCCAAAGGAATAGAGATTAAGACTGAAGGAAACCA CTCTAAGATGATCTTTAAGAATGCAGACAAAGAGGACTTTGGGACGTATTCTGTTTCTGTTACCAACACGGATGGAGTGTCATCCAGCTTTTCAATCTCACCTGAAG aGCTGGGAAAGATGCTGGAACTCAGCTATGCTATCAGACATCCAA TCATCCCACTGAAATCTGAGTTGGACTATAAGATTTTAGAGAGAGGCAGAATGAGATTTTGGCTGCAGGTTGAGGAAATTTCCACCAATGTCACCTACAAATTTTTTGCAAACAACAAGGAATTGTCTGGAACTAGT CCCAACAAGATGGGTCATGACGTCTCCACAGGTATCATTGAGTTCATCATGGACCATTTCACCGAGGAGAATGAGGGGACATTTACTTGCCAGATCACAGATGGAGGAGGCAAAGCACAGAGTTCCCTGGTCCTGATTGGAGATG CTTTCAAGGCAGCGTTGGCTGAGGCTGACTACCAGAGGAGAGAGTACATCAGGGTCAAGGAGG GCCCCCACTTCAGTGAGTTCCTGTCACTTCAGGTGGGAGATGACTGTTCCGTGACTTTGGTCTGCAAG GTTGCTAACTTGAAGAAAGAGTCACAGTTCCACTGGTATAAAGAAGATACAGAGATCATCCCTGATGTGAAGCCTGACCTTGGATCAGGCATCTGTAAGCTGCCAATTAAACTG TTTTCATTGAAGACCACAGGAATTTATAAGGCTACCATCAGTGACGACAGGGGAAAAGATATGAGTCAGATAGACATTTCTGGAAAAG TGTTTGACGACGCCATCAACAAGATCAGCCAACTGGCTG GAGCCAGTGCAGCAGAACTGGTGATTAACTGCACTGCAACAGGCATTCAGCTACAATGTCACATGAAGTATTACACCTCAGAGATGAACATCTGTTGGTATCATGG tGAAACTAAACTTTCCCACAGTGACAAGTTTACGATTGGAGGAACCCCCTCTATGGCAACAATGGAG GTGATTGAGCCATCAGAGAGGGATAAAGGAATGTACTCCATTGTGATCACCGACCCTGAAAATTCGCATAAACGCACACTGGACCTTAGCGGTGATG TATATGAGAAAGCTTTTACAGAGTTCCAGAAACTCAA GGCTGAGGCCTATGCTGAGAAGA ATCGTGGTAAAGTCATTGGAGGACTGCCTGATGTCGTCACCATTATGGAAAAGAAG ACCCTGAGTTTAACATGTACGGTGTGTGGAGACCCCAAAGCTCAAGTATCATGGTTGAAGAACGGAGCAGAGGTGGAACCTGACGATCAG TACGTGGTCTCTCTGGACCAAGGCAAGTTTGCCAGTCTTACGATCAAAGGTGTTTCCATGGAGGATTCTGGCAGATATACCATGATTGTCCAGAACAAATATGGAGGAGAGTCAGTGGATATAGTG GTCAGTGTGTACCGTCATGGAGAAAAAATCCCAGAGGCAAAGCCAACTTTAACCCCTAAAACAATCATCCCTCCCAAGCTCCCCATTGACATCCCTCAGCCCAAGACCCAGGCTGCCCCGAGCCCTGCCCCCTCTGCTCCTAGCCCCTCCCCTTCCAAAGCAGCCGGAAGAGGGGTGAAGAGTCCAACTCCCACTAGGAAAAAGTAG
- the myom2b gene encoding myomesin-2 isoform X2, producing the protein MEERYEHRTYTHIQEMVKTQKLDKYVYEGPMIRGPQFLTRLRSHTVYEHTPVKLFCTVDGFPMPVVKWYKDDVILDVSSGNYMVQSKGGVHSLEIPRCSTDDTAQYTAVARNNHGQASSQATVVVKRYKQEEESCPYSWMHFTAAMLPKIHYTKINITFLEKFGPVFATEGESATLSASMTLSPNLANLQPEAQWYRDDTRLFDSKWVKIETGRGVTTLTIPNLYKDDEGLYTLRMVTKGGTADHSAFVSVSDGPPPVPNAPGAPMDIKIHDANRDYVIVSWKPPNTTTEGPILGYFVDKCEVGTENWTQCNDHPIKICKYPISGLFEGHSYYFRVRAVNSHGISKASRMSDPIAALDVTEFEKLHAKKLGGTLNVVSYHDEVEAVGKPPGRASGIHASEIDRTYVVLSWKAPEYSSKVPMWYYIEKCLADSGAWQRVNTQVPIRSPRYAVFDLAEGKQYQFRILSANMYGNSEPSEPTGPVETLELRGVPSAPGQVISTRETDTSVLIQWAPPKEPNNLIGYYIDQCVKDSKNWTSANHKPHRSTKFVVSGLTKGETYVFRVQAINELGLSDESQESAPLTVKAALTTPSAPYNISLLNCDGHSMVLNWNKPLHSGGTKIKEYYVDKRRRGTDTWREVNIPPLTERLYKVEGLTEGAVYQFRVYAANLAGLGPASNPSADFTCEAWTTPEPGPAYDLTFTEVRDNSAVIEWQKPVYDGSGPITGYHVEYAKEGTSEWKTSNQTTTSHRFLKVTGLEMGTNYVFRVCGVNAAGVGMASMPSDPVKASAVSGSQEMSCAVDEKSGDIVLSFESCQMNEGSQFIWKRNYQEITDFSKGIEIKTEGNHSKMIFKNADKEDFGTYSVSVTNTDGVSSSFSISPEELGKMLELSYAIRHPIIPLKSELDYKILERGRMRFWLQVEEISTNVTYKFFANNKELSGTSPNKMGHDVSTGIIEFIMDHFTEENEGTFTCQITDGGGKAQSSLVLIGDAFKAALAEADYQRREYIRVKEGPHFSEFLSLQVGDDCSVTLVCKVANLKKESQFHWYKEDTEIIPDVKPDLGSGICKLPIKLFSLKTTGIYKATISDDRGKDMSQIDISGKVFDDAINKISQLAGASAAELVINCTATGIQLQCHMKYYTSEMNICWYHGETKLSHSDKFTIGGTPSMATMEVIEPSERDKGMYSIVITDPENSHKRTLDLSGDVYEKAFTEFQKLKAEAYAEKNRGKVIGGLPDVVTIMEKKTLSLTCTVCGDPKAQVSWLKNGAEVEPDDQYVVSLDQGKFASLTIKGVSMEDSGRYTMIVQNKYGGESVDIVVSVYRHGEKIPEAKPTLTPKTIIPPKLPIDIPQPKTQAAPSPAPSAPSPSPSKAAGRGVKSPTPTRKK; encoded by the exons ATGGAGGAACGGTACGAGCACAGAACATACACTCACATCCAGGAAATG GTAAAGACGCAGAAGTTGGATAAATATGTGTACGAGGGGCCGATGATCAGGGGACCACAGTTCCTCACTAGGCTCAGATCTCACACCGTGTATGAACACACTCCAGTTAAACTGTTCTGCACAGTCGATGGTTTTCCCATGCCTGTCGTAAAATG gtatAAAGATGATGTGATCTTGGATGTATCCTCTGGAAATTACATGGTTCAATCCAAAGGTGGAGTCCACTCTCTGGAAATCCCAAg ATGCTCAACTGATGATACAGCCCAGTACACTGCTGTGGCTCGCAACAATCATGGACAGGCCTCCAGTCAGGCCACTGTCGTGGTCAAGA ggtacaagcaggaggaggagtcttGCCCATATTCATGGATGCATTTCACAG CCGCGATGCTTCCTAAGATCCATTACACTAAAATTAACATTACTTTTCTGGAGAAGTTTGGACCGGTGTTTGCTACTGAGGGAGAATCTGCTACTCTGTCTGCCTCCATGACCCTGAGCCCTAACCTGGCCAACCTGCAGCCTGAGGCCCAGTGGTACAGAGATG ACACTCGTCTGTTTGATTCTAAATGGGTGAAGATCGAAACTGGCAGAGGAGTGACCACCCTGACTATTCCTAATCTCTATAAAGATGATGAAGGCCTCTACACCCTACGTATGGTCACTAAAGGAGGCACTGCAGATCACAGTGCTTTTGTATCTGTCTCAG ATGGTCCACCCCCAGTCCCCAATGCACCTGGTGCGCCTATGGACATCAAGATCCATGATGCCAATAGAGATTATGTCATTGTGTCTTGGAAGCCCCCAAATACCACCACAGAGGGACCAATCCTGGGATACTTTGTGGACAA ATGTGAGGTTGGAACCGAAAACTGGACCCAATGTAATGATCACCCCATAAAAATTTGCAAGTACCCCATATCTGGGCTGTTCGAAGGACATTCCTACTACTTTAGGGTCAGAGCAGTCAACTCCCATGGAATCAGCAAGGCCTCCCGCATGTCTGATCCCATCGCTGCACTGGATGTCACCGAATTTGAGAAGCTCCATG CTAAGAAACTTGGTGGAACTCTGAATGTTGTGTCCTACCATGATGAAGTTGAAG CTGTCGGGAAGCCACCGGGTCGGGCGTCAGGAATCCATGCCTCAGAAATAGACAGGACTTATGTGGTTCTTAGCTGGAAAGCTCCTGAATATTCCAGCAAGGTTCCTATGTGGTACTACATAGAAAAG TGTCTGGCAGATAGTGGAGCGTGGCAACGTGTTAACACTCAAGTCCCCATTCGATCTCCCCGTTATGCTGTCTTTGACCTGGCAGAGGGCAAGCAGTATCAGTTCAGAATTTTGTCCGCCAATATGTATGGAAACAGTGAGCCGTCAGAGCCAACTGGACCCGTCGAGACTCTGGAACTCAGAG gTGTGCCATCTGCTCCGGGGCAGGTGATTTCTACCAGGGAAACAGACACCTCTGTTCTCATCCAGTGGGCTCCTCCAAAGGAAccaaacaatctgattggctacTACATCGACCAGTGTGTGAAGGATTCAAAGAATTGGACCTCGGCCAATCACAAGCCTCACAGGAGCACCAA ATTTGTGGTTAGTGGTCTGACCAAAGGAGAAACCTACGTGTTCCGTGTCCAGGCTATCAATGAGCTGGGTCTTAGCGATGAATCCCAGGAGTCTGCACCTCTCACTGTGAAGGCTGCCCTCA CAACCCCCTCTGCTCCTTACAACATCTCTTTGCTAAATTGTGATGGCCATTCAATGGTTCTGAACTGGAACAAGCCTCTCCACTCTGGAGGAACCAAGATCAAGGAATATTATGTGGACAAAAGACGTAGGGGTACAGATACGTGGAGGGAGGTTAACATCCCACCACTCACAGAAAGACTTTATAAG GTGGAGGGCTTGACAGAGGGAGCAGTGTATCAGTTCCGTGTATATGCAGCCAACCTAGCTGGACTTGGACCAGCTTCCAACCCTTCAGCTGACTTCACCTGTGAAGCTTGGACTACACCAGAGCCTG GTCCTGCCTATGACTTAACTTTTACTGAAGTGAGAGATAATTCAGCAGTGATTGAATGGCAAAAGCCTGTTTATGATGgttctggaccaatcacaggctACCATGTTGAGTACGCGAAGGAAGGCACCTCTGAGTGGAAAACGTCCAATCAGACAACTACCAGTCACCGATTCCTGAAG GTAACAGGCCTTGAGATGGGAACTAATTATGTTTTCCGAGTGTGTGGGGTCAACGCCGCAGGAGTGGGTATGGCCTCAATGCCCTCTGACCCTGTGAAGGCCAGTGCCGTGTCAG GTTCCCAAGAGATGTCCTGTGCTGTGGATGAGAAGTCAGGTGACATTGTCCTGTCATTTGAATCCTGCCAAATGAACGAGGGCTCTCAGTTCATCTGGAAGAGAAACTATCAAGAAATCACAGATTTCTCCAAAGGAATAGAGATTAAGACTGAAGGAAACCA CTCTAAGATGATCTTTAAGAATGCAGACAAAGAGGACTTTGGGACGTATTCTGTTTCTGTTACCAACACGGATGGAGTGTCATCCAGCTTTTCAATCTCACCTGAAG aGCTGGGAAAGATGCTGGAACTCAGCTATGCTATCAGACATCCAA TCATCCCACTGAAATCTGAGTTGGACTATAAGATTTTAGAGAGAGGCAGAATGAGATTTTGGCTGCAGGTTGAGGAAATTTCCACCAATGTCACCTACAAATTTTTTGCAAACAACAAGGAATTGTCTGGAACTAGT CCCAACAAGATGGGTCATGACGTCTCCACAGGTATCATTGAGTTCATCATGGACCATTTCACCGAGGAGAATGAGGGGACATTTACTTGCCAGATCACAGATGGAGGAGGCAAAGCACAGAGTTCCCTGGTCCTGATTGGAGATG CTTTCAAGGCAGCGTTGGCTGAGGCTGACTACCAGAGGAGAGAGTACATCAGGGTCAAGGAGG GCCCCCACTTCAGTGAGTTCCTGTCACTTCAGGTGGGAGATGACTGTTCCGTGACTTTGGTCTGCAAG GTTGCTAACTTGAAGAAAGAGTCACAGTTCCACTGGTATAAAGAAGATACAGAGATCATCCCTGATGTGAAGCCTGACCTTGGATCAGGCATCTGTAAGCTGCCAATTAAACTG TTTTCATTGAAGACCACAGGAATTTATAAGGCTACCATCAGTGACGACAGGGGAAAAGATATGAGTCAGATAGACATTTCTGGAAAAG TGTTTGACGACGCCATCAACAAGATCAGCCAACTGGCTG GAGCCAGTGCAGCAGAACTGGTGATTAACTGCACTGCAACAGGCATTCAGCTACAATGTCACATGAAGTATTACACCTCAGAGATGAACATCTGTTGGTATCATGG tGAAACTAAACTTTCCCACAGTGACAAGTTTACGATTGGAGGAACCCCCTCTATGGCAACAATGGAG GTGATTGAGCCATCAGAGAGGGATAAAGGAATGTACTCCATTGTGATCACCGACCCTGAAAATTCGCATAAACGCACACTGGACCTTAGCGGTGATG TATATGAGAAAGCTTTTACAGAGTTCCAGAAACTCAA GGCTGAGGCCTATGCTGAGAAGA ATCGTGGTAAAGTCATTGGAGGACTGCCTGATGTCGTCACCATTATGGAAAAGAAG ACCCTGAGTTTAACATGTACGGTGTGTGGAGACCCCAAAGCTCAAGTATCATGGTTGAAGAACGGAGCAGAGGTGGAACCTGACGATCAG TACGTGGTCTCTCTGGACCAAGGCAAGTTTGCCAGTCTTACGATCAAAGGTGTTTCCATGGAGGATTCTGGCAGATATACCATGATTGTCCAGAACAAATATGGAGGAGAGTCAGTGGATATAGTG GTCAGTGTGTACCGTCATGGAGAAAAAATCCCAGAGGCAAAGCCAACTTTAACCCCTAAAACAATCATCCCTCCCAAGCTCCCCATTGACATCCCTCAGCCCAAGACCCAGGCTGCCCCGAGCCCTGCCCCCTCTGCTCCTAGCCCCTCCCCTTCCAAAGCAGCCGGAAGAGGGGTGAAGAGTCCAACTCCCACTAGGAAAAAGTAG